A section of the Kribbella voronezhensis genome encodes:
- a CDS encoding GNAT family N-acetyltransferase, with product MNPTIRPASMDDLDGVVASTAALFAEDAGERDPLRNPNWPEQHGTQWCRELLSNPNALVLVAVAGAGVGGHLVGNLYDPSDMWTVARAELVSMYVRPELRGQGVGGQLVDSFAEWARSRGAASLQVTAYAANAAALALYQSRGFAPLSITLTADAGEPPTPTNHG from the coding sequence ATGAATCCCACGATCAGACCGGCTTCGATGGATGACCTCGACGGCGTAGTGGCTTCGACCGCGGCGCTGTTCGCCGAGGACGCGGGAGAGCGCGATCCGCTCCGCAATCCGAACTGGCCGGAGCAGCACGGCACCCAGTGGTGCCGGGAGCTGCTCTCCAACCCGAACGCCCTCGTTCTCGTGGCCGTCGCGGGGGCAGGAGTCGGCGGCCACCTGGTGGGAAATCTCTACGACCCGTCGGACATGTGGACGGTCGCCCGAGCCGAGCTGGTCAGCATGTACGTCCGCCCGGAACTCCGAGGCCAAGGCGTCGGCGGACAGCTGGTGGATTCCTTCGCCGAGTGGGCGCGCAGTCGCGGCGCGGCGAGTCTGCAGGTAACGGCGTACGCCGCGAACGCCGCCGCGCTCGCGCTGTACCAGAGCCGAGGCTTCGCTCCACTCTCGATCACCTTGACAGCCGACGCCGGTGAACCGCCAACGCCGACCAACCACGGCTGA
- a CDS encoding putative protein N(5)-glutamine methyltransferase, with protein MPDGIVASLRAAGCVFAEDEAELLISSARDEADLARMVEQRVAGLPIEHVVGWAEFHGLRIEVDPGVFVPRIRTEALVAEAIALLQDRGGEQRPAAGQEGGGAAGGDRGGGRVVVLDLCCGSGALGVAVASAGGDVELYAADVEPAAVRCARRNVERVGGQVFEGDLFDPLPSALKGRIDVLLANVPYVPTDEVRLLPAEARLHEPLVTLDGGSDGLEVLRRVSAEAAAWLAPGGHVLVETTEDQSAIATAIFHRDGLTTRVTTDPDYAATVVIATLPGATTTR; from the coding sequence TTGCCTGACGGGATCGTCGCGAGCCTGCGCGCTGCCGGTTGCGTGTTCGCGGAGGACGAGGCGGAGTTGCTGATCTCCAGTGCCCGCGACGAGGCCGACCTGGCTCGCATGGTCGAGCAGCGCGTGGCCGGACTACCGATCGAACACGTGGTCGGCTGGGCCGAGTTCCACGGCCTGCGAATAGAGGTCGACCCCGGCGTCTTCGTGCCACGCATTCGCACAGAAGCTCTTGTCGCTGAAGCGATCGCACTGCTGCAGGATCGCGGCGGCGAGCAACGGCCAGCAGCCGGCCAAGAAGGCGGCGGCGCGGCGGGTGGCGATCGGGGTGGCGGGCGGGTCGTAGTACTGGATCTTTGTTGTGGTTCCGGTGCGTTGGGCGTTGCCGTTGCTTCTGCTGGTGGTGATGTCGAGTTGTACGCCGCTGATGTCGAGCCTGCGGCGGTGCGGTGTGCTCGGCGGAACGTGGAGCGGGTGGGCGGACAGGTCTTCGAGGGGGACCTGTTCGATCCGTTGCCTTCGGCATTGAAAGGCCGGATCGACGTACTGCTCGCGAACGTGCCTTATGTGCCGACCGATGAAGTTCGGTTGCTGCCGGCGGAGGCACGCCTCCATGAGCCGCTGGTCACTCTCGACGGTGGATCGGACGGGCTGGAAGTCCTGCGCCGCGTCAGCGCGGAGGCTGCCGCTTGGCTGGCGCCGGGAGGCCACGTCCTGGTCGAGACCACCGAAGACCAGTCCGCCATCGCCACCGCGATCTTCCATCGCGACGGCCTGACAACCCGCGTCACCACGGATCCCGACTACGCCGCGACCGTCGTCATCGCCACACTGCCCGGTGCTACGACGACTCGATGA